ATCAACCGGGTCGTCAACCCCGCCGCCCGCAACTCGCAGATCCGAGCCTTCTCCGCCTCGCTCAGCCTCACCACAACAGCCCTCACCCTCGGTCGAACGACAGCTCAACCAAGACCGTTGCGTTCACCCCCTGAGACCAAGGCCGATATGTGCGGCTCAGGCTGCTGCCGGCACCATGGCGCGTTATGCGCTCGATGTGCTGACGGGCAGGTGCAGCGGGAGAGGCTGCGGGGTCCGTGTCCACGAGGTCGGGACAAGACCGTGGAACGGGGTAAACCCCGTTCCACGCACGCCTGCCCGCCTTTCTGCAGGTTGCGCAGATGACCTCAAGACATCATCCAGGTTGCCCTCACCAGGTGCCGATCTGGATGATGCCCAGGGGTGTTCAAGTGTTACCGGCCCGACTCCAGGAACTCTGCAAGGGGTAGCGAGGACATCGAGTGACTAAGAACCGGACGAATGGGCGCTATCGAGCGCACGCTCTTGACCCGCCGAACCTGCTTCACGCTCTTGACAGGCTGGACTCGTGTGACCACAGGGCACCTCTCGCGAACGAAGCCGGCCCGCAGGCCGCCACCGTCGTGGATCATGCCGTCTGCGAACCAACCGAGATGTTGTCCATTCCATCCGTAGATGCGGTCTCCATCCACGTAGGCCACGGCTTCGCCTTGCCACAGATAGATAGTGGAGGAGTCGTCCGCGATGTATGCCACCGCGTCACCTGCTGAGTCGTACAACGTTGTCTCGCTCACGAGCCCACCGTAGAACCTCTTGGCGCGGGAGGGGGTGCCATTCCACCAGCCGCCAGCGCGGCTCCCTGGCCGGACCGCCGACGCCACGGCGACCGAGGTGACGGGCACGAGGCGAGGGCGGTGTCGATCAGGTCGAGGATGTCGTCGCAGCGGCGAGTGAGCCGGGAACGAATCCACGGTTGTCGTCCATGACCCGATCGTCCTCCTGCGCCCAGCCGGTGCGGGCAGAGCCGTCGGTCACCAGCCCGAGGACCGAAGTCTCTCTTCGTCTGGGCCGTCGTCATCGAGCAAGCGCCGACGATTGACCTCAACGACGGAGCAGTAGTGGAAACACTACGAAGAGTGTTGCGCGGCCAGGGCCGGATGATGAAATAGAGTGATCGGCTATGCGTTATCGCCTGGCGGTGCCCGTGTCGGCATCGCCTGATCAGGTGAAACAGGTCTGGACTTCCCGCTAGGTCGCGTCGGCGCTCCGACGCTTGTCCCACCTTTTCGCTGATCTCATCCCGGAGGCCATCTTGCGCATCTTGCGCGTCCACGTTCAGAACTTCCGCTGTCTCGACGACCTGGAGATCTCCTTCGACGACGTGACCGTCCTCGTCGGGGCCAACAGCACCGGCAAGTCGTCGGTGCTGCGCGCCCTCGACTGGTTCTTCCACTACTACGGCCTCGACGACCTGGACGTGGGCGGCCGGGCGACGGACGCCGAGGTGTCGGTGGGGGTGACCTTCGGCGAGTTCAGCGACCGCGACCTCGAGATCGTCCGGCAGTATGTGGTCGGGGGCGAAGTGACCGTGCGCCGGACGTGGTCGAAGGCCGAGGGCTTGCGCGTGACCAGTCCGGGGTCGGCCTACCCGCCGTTCGAGAAGGTTCGGGTGCAGCCGAGGGCCAGCGACAAGAACGCGGCCTACCGGCTCCTTCGGGAGCAGCACCCCGAGCTCGATCTGCCGGCTGCCCGTAGCGCTGACGCCGTCGAGGCCGCTCTCGCGGACTGGGAGCGCTCTAACCCGGAGGCCCTCGTGCCATCGGACATCCCGGCCGGCGATCTCCTTGGCAAGATCCCCGATCTGTTCGACTACGTATTGATCCCGGCGATCACCGATCCGGAGCGCGAGACCCGCGATGTCGGGGGTACCTCCATCCGCAAGCTCATCGAGCGGTCGGCGCCCATCCCCGACAACGTTCGACAGCGACTCCAGAAGCTCGAGGACCACAACACCCAGGAGCTCGCCGACATCATGTCGGCCCACGGCAGCGAGATGTTCCGCGAGGTCGGCGACCGCATCACCGACCTGCTCGAGCGCCTTGTCCCCGGCGGGTCCGTCGTCGTCGATCCGCAGGCGCCCGAGGTGAGGATCCCGCCCATCGGGGTGCGGCTGCTCGTGGCGGACGGCGGTCTCGAGACCGATGTCGGACGTCAGGGCCACGGCTTCCAGCGAGCACTCACGATCGCCCTGGTGCAGGTGTTGGCCGCCGGTCCCCAGGCCGACGCCGCCCCAGGTCTGCTGCTCGCCATCGAGGAGCCGGAGCTGTACCAGCACCCCACCCAGGCGCGGCACCTCTCCAGGACCCTGGCCGACCTGGCTTCCCGCGACGCGAGAGGGACCCAGATCGTCTACGCCACGCACTCCGAGCACTTCATCGATCCGTCGCGGTACGAGCAGCTGCGGCGGTTCCGCAAGCGGTCGGGACGACGGCCGTGGCCCACGGCAGCCATGACGGAGGCGACGATCGCCGGAGTCACTCGCCGGCTCCAGGGCATCGTGACTCCCGACCAGGTCAAGCTCCGCACCAAGATCACCCTCCGGCGGCACCTGGCAGAGGCCGTCTTCGCCCGGGCAGTCGTGCTCGTCGAGGGCCTGACGGACGCGGCCCTACTGCGGGGCCTCGCCGATCGACAGAACGGGTTCGACCCGGTCGGCATCTCGGTGGTCGTCGGCAACGGCAAGGGCAACCTGGCCGTCCCGTGGGCGATCCTCACCGAGCTCGGGATCCCGACCTACGTGCTGTTCGACGGTGACGCCGGCGTCGAGTCCCGCAGCCGGGCCAACGGCAAGCCGGTGGCCGAGGCAGAGGAGGCCCGCCGGAAGACGGAGACGGAGAACCTCCATCTGCACTCACTGCTCGGGGCCGTTCCAGAGTGCCAGCCCCAGACCCTGGTCAGCGACAGCTACGCCGTGTTCTACGACCGGTTGGAGGAGGTCCTCGACCAATGGCCGGGGTTCGGGCAGCGCCGCAAGGAACTCGCCAAGATCGAGGGCGAGTGGCGGGACAAGTCGGACGACATCTACCGGCAGGCCGCGTGCGAGGCCGAGGACGACCCGCCCGAGGTGCTTGAGCAGCTCCTGCGGGCGATCCTCCTCCGGGCCGACCGAGCATGACCCCGAGTCGCTGAAGCCGAGCGCCCGCCGGGCAGGGTTGGAGAACCCTGCCCGGCGGGCATTCCCGCCTGACCACCCGGGAGAAGGGTGGTCAGCGCACGGACCAGGGCCGGCTGGCGGTGATGGCCAACACGATCGCGAGGTTGATGACGACCCCGAAGGTGACTCATATGTTGAGCCGCATGCCTTCAGCACGGCATCCGGCTGCTGACGGTCACGCCGTTCATCATGGCCTATTGACTCACCTAGACGCGCGGGTGGACGACGTTGAGGTTGTCGTCCCCGACGACCCGGCCGCTGCGATCGCCAAGCTCGGTTCCCGCCCCGGCCACCTGCCGGGCTCGGCGAGCCACGGCCGCCGGCCCGTCGCCGAGCTGGCGCTCGGCAGCGTCAGCGCCCAGGTGATCGCGCACAGAACAGCAGGCGCCGTCGCAGCAGATTCGGCTACAGATCCGGCGATCCTGAGCGGGCAACCGTCGGTGACGCCGGCAGTAGGAGACCGAGGTGTGCTTCGGGTGCTGCGGGTCTATGAGGGGACGCTGTAGGCGATGAGGGTGTCGGCGCCGTCGGTGACGTAGAGCCGGCCATTGCTAACCACGATGGGGCCGTGCCCAGGGGCCGACCAGCCGATGCCGCAGAAGGGGCCGATGCAGTTCCGGGCAGCGAAGACTTGACCGTCGGAGGTGGCGAACACGATGTCGTCGACGACAGTGACGTCGGTGACCGGTTGGTCGGTCGGAACGCCCATGAAGGTCGTGAGCCATGGGCTGCAGGTGGGCTCACCGCAGCCGGCGGCGACGTAGGCGATGACGAGGCTGCCCGAGGGCACCCACAGGATCCCGTCCGCCAGCGCTGGTCGGCCGCCCGGGCTCAGTCCGGGAGCTGTCCACTGCACGGCCCCGGTCGCCGCGTCGATGGCGTAGAGAGTGCCGGCGTCGGTGCGGACGAAGACACTCGAGCCATCCGGGCTGAGCACGGGGACGCTGGGGGTGCCGTCGGTCGGGGTAGCCCACACCGGGCACTCAACCAGGTGAACACCAGTCGGGGCCGGTGCCGGACCACAGTCCGGACGGGCCTCAGCGCGGCTATAGCCCCGCACC
This region of Acidimicrobiales bacterium genomic DNA includes:
- a CDS encoding AAA family ATPase, producing the protein MRVHVQNFRCLDDLEISFDDVTVLVGANSTGKSSVLRALDWFFHYYGLDDLDVGGRATDAEVSVGVTFGEFSDRDLEIVRQYVVGGEVTVRRTWSKAEGLRVTSPGSAYPPFEKVRVQPRASDKNAAYRLLREQHPELDLPAARSADAVEAALADWERSNPEALVPSDIPAGDLLGKIPDLFDYVLIPAITDPERETRDVGGTSIRKLIERSAPIPDNVRQRLQKLEDHNTQELADIMSAHGSEMFREVGDRITDLLERLVPGGSVVVDPQAPEVRIPPIGVRLLVADGGLETDVGRQGHGFQRALTIALVQVLAAGPQADAAPGLLLAIEEPELYQHPTQARHLSRTLADLASRDARGTQIVYATHSEHFIDPSRYEQLRRFRKRSGRRPWPTAAMTEATIAGVTRRLQGIVTPDQVKLRTKITLRRHLAEAVFARAVVLVEGLTDAALLRGLADRQNGFDPVGISVVVGNGKGNLAVPWAILTELGIPTYVLFDGDAGVESRSRANGKPVAEAEEARRKTETENLHLHSLLGAVPECQPQTLVSDSYAVFYDRLEEVLDQWPGFGQRRKELAKIEGEWRDKSDDIYRQAACEAEDDPPEVLEQLLRAILLRADRA